The following nucleotide sequence is from Vanrija pseudolonga chromosome 4, complete sequence.
GAATGCAGTTACAACGATAGGATACACACATAGCACACTTATAACCTCTCTCAGCATCGCCCCGGCCGCTCCATCGACTCGGACACGCTGGCGACCGGAGCTTCGGCGCATGCCATGCACCGTGCAGGATCCGCCATCCGCACCACACAGCACACGgccgccacacacacacacggccacacacacacgggACCAAATCCACGTGGCGTcacgcccaccaccgccggcgtcATCCACTTCGACCCCACCCACTCCGCGATATCGACTACTGATCGTTCCACTGCTTGTTATCCCTCGACGAACGCAATGTACCTCGACTAcgcctccgccccgcccaagTACGTCTGCTGCATCGCTCTGCCCGCAGCTGACTCCCCCAGAAACATCCCCAACCCCCCCGGCTATGCCACGggcaaggaggtcaagggcgcgtcgtcgacgaccgcgagtgccgccgcgacgagcagcaccgAGCTCAAGCTGAAGCGTGCTTGGGAGGTGGCGTTTGCGTGAGTACTAAccaacgccgaggccgcaGGCCGATGGTGGTCGTTTGGCGGACATCGCGGAGATACCAGCCCGGCGCGCTCCGGCTCACTCGCTGACTTCGCTCGTTCGCCAGCCCCGGCAAGTCCCTCCCCATGCAGGCCATCATGCTCTACTTCTCCGGCTCGGGCGTGCAGATCTTCTCCCTCGGCATGATCTTTATGCTGATTACTGGGCCTCTGGGCGCCGTGTCGGGCATTCTGCGGAGTGAGTCGTTACCGGCTGTCCAACCGTGCTCCAGCTGGGACTGACGCCGCAGCATTCGAGCCGTTCCGCatcgtcggcagcgacggaAAGCCGTCCTACTCGCTCCTTATCCCCCCTATGGTCGTGTTCATCCTGTGCCAGGCGGCTGTGTGAGTCTGCTGGGAAATGGTGCGATCAacagctgacccaccccagcttcggcctcgggctcTACAAGTGCTGGACGATGGGCATCCTCCCTTCCGGCGCGGCCGACTGGCTCCAGTTCGAGACGCGGCCAGAGGTGAGTTGTCGAAGCTGCACAATAGCTCACCCCCCAGGCCCCAGAATGGTCAGCTGTCCGCGCGTTGATATTCGGCTAGTGCAAAATGGATTACATGTGCTATGCTATGCTGGTGCGGTACACTCGCCGCCTGCTACagtcgcgtcgccgtcgccgctctcaCCGTCTATCATAGTTGAAGGCCTCTTCAGACGACTCCTCtgtgtcgtcgtccgagtcgacgtcgcccgTGGGCAGCGgggggagcggcgcgtcgccgccgttgctctgctgcacgccgccgttgccgaaCACGGCGGGCGGGACGACGACTCCATCCAGCCGCTCGTAGAACAGCATGGTGACCTGCATCTGGACGTGCGGGAGCTGgaacacgtcgtcgccgtactCTGTTGCCgtggtgtcgtcgagccagagccacccGCGCCCCGGGACGCCGTAGGGCGCGTTGGGCTTTCTCCGGATAGACGTGTAGTGTCCCGAGTTGTGGTTGGCGCCGCGGTGCAGCACGACCGAGCGCAGCTGGTACAGCGCctgcgggggcggcgtgcccggGGACGtggggtcgacgccgcgcgccatgtGCTTGCCGAAATCAAACACGAGCGGGAACACGATCCGCGTGTCCTTCTTCTGCGGCGGCCACGAGATGAGATCGGAGCGGATAAAGTGCAGTTGGAGCATCTtgggcgcgcgcaccaccgCCGTACGCCGCACGCTATCCGTCTGCACCTTGAcccagtcgacgccgtcccctggcacgtcgacgacgggcacgcccgcgcgcaccaTGGTCGCGAGACGGACGGCCGTGGCGATGAGCGCGGCCCTGTCCTTCGGCTTGGGCTCGCTCTCctgcttctccttgtcgcgcttctccttgtcgtgccgcttcttcttgccctttgGCGATGGCTCGGATGTcgacactgccgccggcgccgacgcaaGATGCCGGTACACCTTCTCGGTCGCGACCAGGGTGCACATGTCGCAGTTTACGCCGGGGATGGCTTCTGGGGCAAGATATGCCTGGACGCATGCGTCGAGGCTGGCCGCGTTCTGGGATCTGTCAGCATTGCCCACCTCCCGAGGCTACCCACACTTCTCCCCGGTATTGGCAGGTCCAAGCCGGTGATAATGTCCATGAGCACGGGCGTGTCGTATCCGCACCGCTGGCACTTGCGCCGGCGGGCCAGCAGGCCGTTCCAcggctgctcgagcacctgGCTGCTGGGCGCGGGGCCACGGGGGACCTTGTACGGGAACGGGAAGTCTGGTGATGGGGGTGGGGAAGCGGCagcgaccgcgacgccgctctTGTTCTGCACGACGAGATCGAGCACTTCGCCTAGGCCTGGTGTCCGCGCGGCCTCCTGGCCgaccttgagcgcctcgtcgccgacagcggcggccaggTTGGTGTACAGCTCGTGCGcgtcctgctgctgcccggACGTAACGAGGTACTTTAAGCTCTGGACTGGGAGGAACGCGCGACACAGCGCAGTGGGGTAGAGCACacgcgtgcgccgcgcggtGCCGGTGTTGAGCTCTGTGATTGTCGTGCTGAGCTCGTCGGTGATTGGTGTAGGGATGTCGACTTCGGTtgcgaggtcgacgacctcgtcgaggtgcccGATGACagtcggcagcgacgccagGCTCTGGATGACAGAGTTGAGGAAGCACAGCACGCCGTTCGGGTTCACCATGCCGGGGTAGTTGTCCCCCGGTTCATGTAGTGTCTGGAGGGGGATCGCCTGCTTGTCTGGGCTGGTCGCGAGGTTGAGCCCCGCGAGTTGAGAGAGCACGCCCATGATGCCGTAGAAGAGCGTCGAGAGGTACAGGATGAAGACGGAGTACGGCGTCGGCTGCGGTGGGGGTTCATGGGGCTGTCTGCGCATCTAGGTGGGCGGCATGAGTCGGGTGTGGATGACAAGTGTTATAAGAGACAGGAAGAGAGGAGAGATGTaacaggtggtggtggtcgatgCCGTCAGtgttgctcgctcgctcgctcgccgtcgacgtcgtttGCCGCTCACTGCCAGCAATCCAGCCGGCGGCCCGAAAAACAACGGCCAGGCGGGCGACACGCGTATTGTTCCCGCCGACAActtcaacaacaacacacactCTACATATCGCTTACACAATGCCAGCAGACGACAGGCAAAAGAATGCGCGCGAGACGCTTGATAGTGCGTGAcatcgtggtggtggcgaggctGACAATACAGCGTTGAACGACCTCTCGCAGCTCCTCCAGACTGGTGCGCGCGATCAAAACACGGCACGGCATCACTGACACCACCCCAGGGCTCGACAAGCAGACATTGTCCATCTGCGTCGgcatgctcgaggcgggcgcgaACCCCGACACGCTggcggtgagtgcggcgAGGTGTGGAGCGGAGCGGACGTGATGCCGGGCgatggccgtggtggtgcttgCCGTAGCGGCAGGACAATGGGCCAGCCgacgcgtcgttgtcgacgcgCACGGACGGCCCGGGTCCACTGTTGTTCTGTAACCGGCTTACGTCGACGCGTACTGATGCCCCTCTCCCAGGCTGTCATCAAGGAGCTgcgcaaggagaaggactAGCGGCTGGCTTGTGTTGTCGCCTCTACGACGAgtgcgacgccgaggccagcggcCTTCACGCGAGGGCTTGGACGACCGCGAGGCCAATCACTCGCGGTCGCCCGCAGACGTCCACCCCACCACTACATTACACTGTTGTACTCTGCATTCATGTATCTACTGCACTACTAGTCATGGCGCGGCCGGCTGATGGACAGGGTGAGCGTCGACGGGAGCTCGttctcgccgacgctgaAGAGCAGGCTGATAGAGCCAGCGATCGCAAAGACGATGAAAAgggacgcgccggcgaggatggcaAACGACTGCGTGTAGTCGTGCTTGGGCTTGACGGGGGTGTCGGTGTCGTTGGGGGCACGGACAGCGCGGGAGTAGTGGCGGCTGGACGAGGGCATgacaacgaggaggaggggcggcgagtcgggctGGGTCATCTGGGTTCGTCAGTGGCTACGTCCAGCGTCCTGAACATGGTAGCTACTTACCGACTGCAGGCCCGCCTTAACACCCTTGGTGGCCGACTTGTGCAGCGCCGATCCGGGctcagcgaggccgaggcggatgGACACGGCGTCCCACTCGTGCTCAGCCGAAGACCAGAggtggtcggcgagggcgacgagggacGCGAGCTCCTGCGCGAGCTTCTCGCCGGCTTCTGGGTACTGTCAGCTGTGTCATCAACGCTTTACCCAGCAGACGCACTAGACACAGCcaggtcgagcgtgtcgagcagggTCTTGACGAGGGGCAACttgaggacgcgctcgacggcggcgcgcgcagcgtcgagGTACGGCTCCATGACCGACTGGGCGTCCCACGACTCCATGTAGAACGACGGTGTAGACAGGGTGTCGGGGAGGATGTCTGGGGTGTGAGTCAGCATTGTCACTTTTTtccaccttcctccctcccccaacCCACCCTTGAGATCCGCGTCCTGGATAACGACAACACGGGGCCGcttctccccctcccacAGATGCAGCAGGTGCGCCCAcatgccctcgtcctccggcGTCTTGTGCTGCGAGATCCCACCGCTCCCGCCCAGGTGGTTCGCAAGCAcggcctgcgcctgctcCGCCGAGAGGGTCGGCGGGGCCttgggcgtgtcggcgtgcgatgacggcggggaggggaagaggaagacttgcgcctcgcgcgccgagacgagcggGAGCGCAAGGAGAAGCGGGTGCCAGAGCCCTGCGGGTCAGTGGAGCTCAGGATGGGGAGGACTGAGCTCACTCATTGTGGTGGTTTGGTGAGGATGTTggtgaggtcgaggttggaTCGAGTGACTGCCGCCGGTTCGCTGCGGATCGTCATCGTGCGGAGGAGATAGGGGGCAATTAGAATATGCATTAGAAATTCATCAATGAAGTTCTAATGAATGCCGCACGTGTATTGCCAGACTCCATTACAAAGCTGATTAGCGGAAGTAAATCTGTCAAACACGTGGTGCACGTGGCTCTGACCCCGATTCCTCCACTTTGGTGGAGGTTGACTGGACTGGTCTTTTGTTGTTGTGATCCATCAGCAACCCCATCTCACCTTTCAACTTTGCTCACTCCCGCACCTATCATGCCGCCATGAGCACGCAGTCGTCGTCCCAGTCATTCTGGGCTGAGGCTCTTGACGTTGCCGAGTCCCTCGATGGCCCGGGCGAACAGATCCGGATACCCAAACGCGTCCAGTTCGCGTCGTACGAACTGAGCCCCGACACGCCGGATGAGCAGCAAGCCGGCGCGGGTCCCTCGTCCCCCGCATCTCCAACGATTGAAGAACGACGAAATGCCACGTCCCTCGAGTACCTCCCCaaccgcgtcgagctgctgcccgccgagCATGCGTACCTCGCCAACCCAGAGTACGCGCCCAACGCGTTCGGCGACGTGGGCGACTACATGCGCAAGAAGGACATCAAGGTGCAGAACCAGAACAGCGAGAtagccgcggcgggcgcacATCTGCCACAGATATTCGCCGGCCTCACTTTTTACATCAACGGAAACACTACCCCGCCAATGGAGGAGCTGCGCCGCATGATCCTTCTCCGTGGCGGCACTTGCGTGCCCTACGTCCGCACCAAGGGCGTGCTGGACTTTATCGTCGCGCCCGTGCTCACCCTGGCCAAGTTCCGCGAGTTTGCGCGACACAAGGTCGTgcgggaggggtgggtgctCGAGTGTGTGGCTGAGGGGCGGCTCGTCGACTGGAGGAAGTGGCGCTTGAaggtcgaggatgagggGGAGACGGGGCTGGAGGACTTCTTGCGAAAGTCTGAAACGAAGGCGGTGGcggaagaggaagaggaggagatggGGCCGCCTGAcctgccgagcccgccggtGACGAGGGCCATCGCTGCGACTCAGAGCCTCCTGCGTCCTGTTCGACCGGCACCGACAGTCATCGAGCAAGGCCGCCCGCGAATGGATGAAGTGGAGAAGATGGAGGCCGCCAACCCCCCGCGACCTGAAGGCACATGGGACAACTACTTTGTCCACCGGTCCAATCACCACGCGGCGCAGATGATGAAGTCGGACGAATTCCGCGTCAACAACACGTCGGAGCGAGGCAACGAGTCGGGTTTCATCGACAAGTTTTACCAAAACTCTCGGCTGCACCATCTCTCGACTTGGAAAGCCGCCCTGCGACTCCTTGTTGCCGAGGCGCGAGCGTCGGTGGTCGCGCGCGTTCCGACCGTGCTGCCCGAGCCCGGCGCACAGCGCTACTACTTCCAtgtcgactttgacgcctTCTTCGTGTCCGCTGGCGTCGCGTCACGCCCTCATCTAAAAGGCAAGCCAGTCGTCGTGTGCCACTCGTctgggggtgggcgtgcgtcgacgagcgaggtggCCAGCGCGAGTTACGAGGCGAGGGCTCTAGGTGTCAAGAATGGCATGAGTCTTGGTCGCGCCAGGCAGCTGTGTGGCGACGACCTGGAGACAATACCGTGAGTATTGAGAGCGGGACTTCGCTGACGGCAGATACGAGTTCGACACTTATCAGTCGCACTCGCTCACCTTTTACAAGGTGCTCCTGGggtacgccgacgagcttgaggcAGTCagtgtcgacgaggcgctgcttGAGGTCACTGGCGCCgtgaccgcgcgcgcgctggccccAGAGGAAGCGGGCGTCCGTTCGCCCGACCCCGCgatccagctcgccgacaagatCCGTGACGACATCCGCGCCGAAACAGGATGCGAAGTGTCCATCGGCATCTCGCACAacatcctcctcgcgcgcatgGCGACGAAAAAGGCCAAGCCTGCGGGCGTGTTTCACCTGAAGGCGGAGGATGCGCGAGCgttcctcgccgagctcgacgtcgaccagcTGCCACAGGTCGGGTGGTCGACACGGGCAAAGATCCAGGACGTGTTTGGAAGCACGCTGTGTGGCGCACTGCTGCCGCAATCTCGAGATGCGCTCCGGCGTGCTCTCGGTCCCAAGACTGGTGAAACGATCTACGGCTTCCTCCGTGGCCAAGATACCCGCCAACTCACGCCAGACAAGGAGCGTAAGAGTGTCTCCGCCGAGATCAACTACGGTATCCGCTTCCGCACGCAGGACCAGGCAGACCGCTACGTCGCTGACCTGGGGGCTGAGGTGTCCAAGCGGCTGAAGAGCATCGGTGCCCGTGGACGTCAGCTCACGCTCAAGATCATGTCGCGCCATCCTGACGCACCAATTGAGCCTCCCAAGTTTCTCGGACACGGCAAGTGCGAGACGTTCAACAAAGGCGGTGGGATCTCTGGCCCGCGGGGCTCGGCTACCGATGACCCCGAAGTAATTGGCTCAGAGGCCGTCAAGCTGCTGGGCTCGATGCGGCTCGACCCTATCGAGCTGCGTGGCGTTGGAATCCAGGTCACCAAACTCGAGTTCAGTACTGGGCCGCCGAAGGGCCAGGGGCTGTTGAGTGCCATGTTTGGCAGAGTCAAAGCTGCACAGGAGGCTAGGGGGGAGGAAGATGAGAGGGAGGCGGGGGAAGAGGCTTTGGGGACCGGAGATGTCGAGGTTGACTCGAAGGAAgggagcgaggagcgagacGGCGTCGAAGCAACGCCGGTCTCTCCGCTTCCCGAAGCTCCACCCCTGCCACCGGCACCCGCCGTCCCGTCCGACAACCACGTCGACCCCGAGTTTCTCGCAGCCATGCCGCCCAGTAttcgcgccgagctcgaggccgagctggcgtcGAAGCGAAAGCGAAAGCGCAGCGAGGAGATGACGcccgaggtggaggtcgaggtccgGGACTCCGTGGGGGTGAatgacaacgacgacgatggagaCGCCCACGTTGCTGCGCGCACAGGCGGCCGCCACAAGTACGCACACATCACCAAGCAGCTTCGGCCCAAGATCAAGACAATGATGGGGAACAAGGcgatcgccgagctgccaCTGTACACGGCGTGGGGGAAGCGACAGGCCAGTCGGAGCCGCAGTCGTAGTGTGGATCCGGCCGCCGGGCCTACTACGACTGCGCCGTCCACTGAATCCGATTCCGATATTCAAGTCATCGAGGCAGACATTGCCAAGATTGGCGAGTACACAGTGTCGAcactgcgcgagctcgggaTCGATCTGGACGTgttcgccgcgctgcccgccgatctgcgcgccgaggtggtacaagccgagcagcagcgggtgCAGCTCCGCCGTAGCGGTGGCAAACACAGTGCCAAGGCAGACTCGCCTGCCAAGCGCGCCAAAGCCGCTGTGGCGCCTAAAAtcgcgcccacgcccgccacTGTCACCCGCAAGCCTGCACTCTTCGGCGCGCGGGACACATCCGCagtcgccgaggtgctcaCCCGCTGGGTGGTCACGTGTGATGGCCAGCCGGCGGATGCAGATGTTGCGCGGGTGGGCAAGTATTTGGTCAAGTGTGTGCatgggtggatgggtggtgTGGATCATGtcgcggtgctgctgcggcatCTGCGGGGTCTGGCGGGGGACTTGGCGagggatggcgaggaggaggagggggagcagCAGGAACAGCCGTTAGTATGGTGGGGGGTTATTGAGCGCCTCAAGCGcgaagtcgacgaggcggcggtggccaagctcggcgcgccgctgcgtcTCTAGTTTGTTGTACAGTACAGCATGATCATGATGGCATAGGGTTGAGCCCAAACAACAGTATAGTAAGTACAGGGGAATGTATgtgtgcggggtggggtaaggtgcggcgtgcgtgcggcaCCAGCGCGCGGCATCGCGGAGTCGTGTCgtggcggcagtggcggggTGTCACGCTCTAAATGCGGGTCAGCCACGTCCTGCCCGCCTGGTTCGGCCACCCGAGCGGAAAGCAACTCACACAGCTTGCGCCAAGCGCTGGCAATCTTGCGGCGCCAACtcgtctcgcgctcgcgaccggCCTCGTTGACCTGGTGCTCGtactcgcgcctcgcggcctccttctcctcgtcgacggaGCGCAGGCTCGCGTTGTCGTTtacgtcggcgacgacgaggccgtaccgccgcgcggcgtcaatGTCCACCTGCTCGTGTTTCCGCTgcaggtcggcgcgctggcgggccgTGAGGCCCACGGGCGGGGGGACGAAGAACTCGCGTTGGGCGAAcatgggggggggggggggggctgGCTTGTGTattggtgtgtgtgtgtgttggtgCAGCTGTGCGCTTGCTTGCGTTCGTATCGTACTACTGCGTTGCTCTCATGTCTCGAGGGCAGGCCTGCTGTCGCAACATTGCCAGGTTAAGTACCCCcggggtcggggtcgtgGTGTCCCACCCGGCCCGCCACTGTCGGCCTGGTCCGACACCACGATTGTCAACAATAACCCGTGCGCgtgctgccggcgtcgaaATAGCACAGTtcccaggcaggcaggtatGTCACTAGCCGTATCCGCGCTGCATGGCGCGTTTGCGAGTCAGCTGCTAGTGTTTCAATCGGCAATATGGTTTTGTTTTGTTTGGCATGatcgcgcacctcgccagCCTGCGCGGCTTCGGGGCCGAGGTAGAGCTGTCAAGTCAACCGGCGGGGGATAAGCCCAGCTGGGCACTGTGGGCAGTGGGTGGCTCCACTCTACTCCCACCACGCGCCACTCGGCCGTCATACCACCGCGGCAAGTCACCCTGTTGCGGTGGATAGACCCGACGATACATGCAACACATGTTACTTACTAGCTAGCACTATTGCTTGCAGCGAGGTCAGCTGGACGCCGAGTAGTggagccagcagcagcaagcacgcTGTATATCACCGGCGTGCAAGCACATTAGCGCATGGCGCAACCTTGCGCATGCACTAGAGCCCATCCATCCATAGCACCCACGCATCGTCcacagcaacagcaccacTGATGACGTGCAGCATGCTCACCTCACCACCTTTGTCCCGAAAATAATGCTCGCGCATTTCGAATCGCCTCGGAAGGTCGGTTGCGGCTCGGTGACGCCAGCAGCAACGCAACAAGCGCCAAGACAATCTCGGTCAGCTGGTCGTCGGGCCGTTgcgcggtgggtgggtgggcagcAGTGGCGGAGCGGGCCAGATTTCTTCGATATGCAGGCATGCCAGAGGCGTGGCATGGATCTCCCCCGCGCCCCGGCACTGGGCTGCCAACTGCCCAGCTGATGGATTGATGGTTGATGCTCCCGTGCCCGAGGCGTCCACCGACCTTCTGGGTGGCTCGCTTGATCCGAGGCACGCGGAGGCGAGTCGTAACGAGCTACAGGGCGGcaggttgctgctgctgctgctgctgctttgcTCGTGGCCACAGTCATGCGTCGTGACTTGTTTACCAGTTTCCACCACCCCATATCAGCGCTTCTCGCTGCCCTGCATGCCAAGGAGCAGAGCACGGCTGGTCGCGACTGCACCCCCATGCGTGCTTGCTCGTGCTATTCCCAACGGGCGGGCTTCCGATACCCCGTCGCGTGTTTCCCCTCCGAGGTCACCAGCGTCGGCTGCCAGCCTCGGAaccacgacgcggcgcttcTATATACTAGGCCCGATTCCCCGTGTCGCCCCAtgcccccgccgcgtcgtTATCGCGCAACCCGACTGGCTCGCGCAACTGACTTGACCCATAACCCGTCTATGCATCTACTCCGCACCAGTCACCCTATAAtccccactcgccgccgccaccctaTGCAGTTGCACAACCCTCAGCCCCGCCCTGGTCCTACTTGCAGCACgaggcgccgctcgctgcgctcgctcccgcggccgccgcctccacccgCCGGCAGAAacagctcgactcgacctGCACGTCCGCCACGGCCAGCGCGAGGTCCAGCTGCGGCTTGATGatgctcgcctcggccttgcgcccCAGGCGCACGAGGCACTCGTGGTATCCGTGCAGCGCCCACACATTGTTCGGGTGGCGCACTGCACGCGGCAGCGCGTCAGAGTACCCCAGGTCCTCGGCGTACACCTttgccgcctcctcgacgttgccctgctcgagctggagcgcggcgtACGCGTGCCGCGGGGGCTGCATCCACCCCCACGGCTCGGCGTACACTAGGTTGTCGCACAGGTGGATGCTCTTGCGCAGGTGGGTGAAGCCGTCCTCGACTTGCCCAGAGCGGTAGAGGATCTCGCCCTCCAGCATCTCCTCTgcgacgtcgaggatgtCCGACCACGAGTTGGGGAACGCCTGCCTGCTGGGTACGATGGCCTTGCGGGATTCCCGGAAGAGGGCTTGTTCAGCCAGTGCCTCGTCCTGCCGGTCTGTGAgggccagcgcgagcgcgcggccgtaGCGCAAGAACGTCGTCGTGACGCAGTAGAACGCGCGGTCGTCGGGGAacttgagcgcgaggatgtcCTCCCAGCGGCCGAAGCGCACGAGCACATGGACGCGGAAGGTAACGAACCCCTCCATCCAGTCGATgatgggtggcgaggggaTGCGCAGAAACTCGTCCGTGAGCCCCTCCTCCATGCGgtcgaccgtgtcgatgGCCACCTTGAACTGGCCGTTGAACATGGCCGCGTAGATGGGGAAAGTGTAGTCGTGGAGGCGGTAGAAGGCGTAGAAGTCGAGCGCGTTGGACGCATCCTGCGCGACGTacttctcgtcggcgtcaatcGCGTCCAGGTTGCTGTCGATGCAGCGCCGGTAGTCGCCGATGAGGATATCGATGTGGCCGGGCATGTGCCGCAGATGCCCAGCGTCGGGGatgagctcgcgcagcgcgtcggcagGCACGAGCGCCTTCTCGGGCCACGGGGAGAGCTCCATCAGGTGGATGTAGAAGTGGAGCACGCCGGGGTGGAAGTGCGCGTTCGGGTACGTGAGCGCCTTCTCCAGCACGGCCTGGATCTCGAGCGTGCGCGACTCTTCCTTTGGCGCACCGGTCGCCAGGTCCCACAGCTGCCACGGCGCGAACGCCATCAAGCTGTCCGCGtagacgacggcgacgtcgagctgctccccAAAGTCCTTGTACACCGCCTCCATGGCGTCCGCGAACGCGCGGTTCCACTTGACGTACTCCTTCTCGTTGTCGAGCCGGTCGGCGGGGAAGCGCGCCGCGATGGCACGTGCGAGCGCCGCTTCGACGGGGTCGGTCGCGTACTTGACGGCGTTTGTCGCAGCCTCATGACACGTCGTGAGCGCCGCTTTCAGCTCCGCAGCGTCGAACATCTCCCATGCCTTGTTGTAGTTTGGTCCAGCGGCATACGCGAGCCCCCACCACGCCATCGCGCACTCGGGGTCCGCGGCCAGCGCGTACCGGAAGCAccgctcggcctcgatgTGGTGGAAGCCGTACGTCCACGCCAGGGCGCGGTCGAACCATCGCtgcgcggtgcgcgaggtcgtcttGACCGGCAGCCCGAACGTGCCCAGGTTGTACGGGTAgctgtcgacgtcgggcggtgcgggggtcgtggtcgttgtcgccgtcatgctgtgtgtgtggcgaGTGTAGTAGTTGAGAAAAGTCAAGAGTCGTCGAGAACAATCAatgccgtcgccgtgtcgccgtcgaATGTCGCCATCGAGAAATCGGAATTCGGCAGTCGCCGATGCGACGACAAAATAGAGACCACGCGTCTGCCGATaagcagcagcggcgacaacggcgacagcgacggcaaCGGTGAGCTCGtatcgagcagcagcaagcgcaTGCATGCCACtcggcgtccacctcgtcacgacacgacgcgcaaTGCATCTCCACGATCTCCGATCTCCGCTGCAATCGGGGCACGTGACAGCATCGCGATCTGACGTCGGGCGTCAATGGGCATGACGCGGGGCGAGCACAGTACATAAAGCCTCCTCTCTCACGTCCCTCGTGAATGCCCCTCCCCCGCATTCCTCAGCCACAATGTCCTACAAGCCCATCCCCAAAGCCGAGTACGACGCAGTCGTCGCCCACGTCCAGCATTTCTACGTCGAGGCCATCACCCAGGCCCATCCCGAGCGCTTCGCGCAGGgagcgcacgccgacgcgcgcatcCAAGGCGccgggctcgacgagctcctcgcgccgttCCTCGCTGGGAGGGGCAACCAGCCGGAATGGAAGAGTAGgatcgacgtgctcggcatCACgcccaccacggcggcggtgcgtcTCGAGTTTGAGTGGGGCACGCCGCCTGCGTTGCAGGGCTACACGGATTtcctcaacctcgtcaaGTTTGACCAGGGGGGTTGGAAGATTGTCAACAAGGTGTTCCATGGGTATCTGGAGCAGTAGCGGGAGAGGCAGACATGAATAATAGGTACTGGTCGAAGCTGGGGCTCTGCAGTCGACGCGGGGGACTGTGGTTGAGAGGGGACCGACGAGTGACGAGGCAGACCGGGGATATGTCGGCCGTGCGATGCGGCACCATCGAGCCGCGAGTCAGTGAATAGGCCGTCCACGCACTGCACCTCGCCGCGATCATGCGCAGCACATGGGCGATCGGGCCATGtactgcgccgacgccgtgtcgtcgggcGGACCGAGGTGCCACCGAGATCtctctcgctcgccgtcggtccTCGGCGCTTACGGCGCTTAGG
It contains:
- the rev1_1 gene encoding DNA repair protein rev1, with the translated sequence MSTQSSSQSFWAEALDVAESLDGPGEQIRIPKRVQFASYELSPDTPDEQQAGAGPSSPASPTIEERRNATSLEYLPNRVELLPAEHAYLANPEYAPNAFGDVGDYMRKKDIKVQNQNSEIAAAGAHLPQIFAGLTFYINGNTTPPMEELRRMILLRGGTCVPYVRTKGVLDFIVAPVLTLAKFREFARHKVVREGWVLECVAEGRLVDWRKWRLKVEDEGETGLEDFLRKSETKAVAEEEEEEMGPPDLPSPPVTRAIAATQSLLRPVRPAPTVIEQGRPRMDEVEKMEAANPPRPEGTWDNYFVHRSNHHAAQMMKSDEFRVNNTSERGNESGFIDKFYQNSRLHHLSTWKAALRLLVAEARASVVARVPTVLPEPGAQRYYFHVDFDAFFVSAGVASRPHLKGKPVVVCHSSGGGRASTSEVASASYEARALGVKNGMSLGRARQLCGDDLETIPYEFDTYQSHSLTFYKVLLGYADELEAVSVDEALLEVTGAVTARALAPEEAGVRSPDPAIQLADKIRDDIRAETGCEVSIGISHNILLARMATKKAKPAGVFHLKAEDARAFLAELDVDQLPQVGWSTRAKIQDVFGSTLCGALLPQSRDALRRALGPKTGETIYGFLRGQDTRQLTPDKERKSVSAEINYGIRFRTQDQADRYVADLGAEVSKRLKSIGARGRQLTLKIMSRHPDAPIEPPKFLGHGKCETFNKGGGISGPRGSATDDPEVIGSEAVKLLGSMRLDPIELRGVGIQVTKLEFSTGPPKGQGLLSAMFGRVKAAQEARGEEDEREAGEEALGTGDVEVDSKEGSEERDGVEATPVSPLPEAPPLPPAPAVPSDNHVDPEFLAAMPPSIRAELEAELASKRKRKRSEEMTPEVEVEVRDSVGVNDNDDDGDAHVAARTGGRHKYAHITKQLRPKIKTMMGNKAIAELPLYTAWGKRQASRSRSRSVDPAAGPTTTAPSTESDSDIQVIEADIAKIGEYTVSTLRELGIDLDVFAALPADLRAEVVQAEQQRVQLRRSGGKHSAKADSPAKRAKAAVAPKIAPTPATVTRKPALFGARDTSAVAEVLTRWVVTCDGQPADADVARVGKYLVKCVHGWMGGVDHVAVLLRHLRGLAGDLARDGEEEEGEQQEQPLVWWGVIERLKREVDEAAVAKLGAPLRL
- the SPCC1281.03c gene encoding ER membrane protein complex subunit 4 — protein: MYLDYASAPPKNIPNPPGYATGKEVKGASSTTASAAATSSTELKLKRAWEVAFAPGKSLPMQAIMLYFSGSGVQIFSLGMIFMLITGPLGAVSGILRTFEPFRIVGSDGKPSYSLLIPPMVVFILCQAAVFGLGLYKCWTMGILPSGAADWLQFETRPEAPEWSAVRALIFG
- the usp30 gene encoding Ubiquitin carboxyl-terminal hydrolase 30 — protein: MRRQPHEPPPQPTPYSVFILYLSTLFYGIMGVLSQLAGLNLATSPDKQAIPLQTLHEPGDNYPGMVNPNGVLCFLNSVIQSLASLPTVIGHLDEVVDLATEVDIPTPITDELSTTITELNTGTARRTRVLYPTALCRAFLPVQSLKYLVTSGQQQDAHELYTNLAAAVGDEALKVGQEAARTPGLGEVLDLVVQNKSGVAVAAASPPPSPDFPFPYKVPRGPAPSSQVLEQPWNGLLARRRKCQRCGYDTPVLMDIITGLDLPIPGRSNAASLDACVQAYLAPEAIPGVNCDMCTLVATEKVYRHLASAPAAVSTSEPSPKGKKKRHDKEKRDKEKQESEPKPKDRAALIATAVRLATMVRAGVPVVDVPGDGVDWVKVQTDSVRRTAVVRAPKMLQLHFIRSDLISWPPQKKDTRIVFPLVFDFGKHMARGVDPTSPGTPPPQALYQLRSVVLHRGANHNSGHYTSIRRKPNAPYGVPGRGWLWLDDTTATEYGDDVFQLPHVQMQVTMLFYERLDGVVVPPAVFGNGGVQQSNGGDAPLPPLPTGDVDSDDDTEESSEEAFNYDRR
- the CNA01750 gene encoding Mitotic-spindle organizing protein 1, with amino-acid sequence MPADDRQKNARETLDTLNDLSQLLQTGLDKQTLSICVGMLEAGANPDTLAAVIKELRKEKD